From the genome of Pseudopipra pipra isolate bDixPip1 chromosome 13, bDixPip1.hap1, whole genome shotgun sequence:
TTCCCAAAGTCACCGTTTTACAGCTGGAAAAAGTGTCACTGAAAAGCTGGGAAGCTTGAAAAACCCTAACCCCAAACTATTCTTAACTctctaaaaatggaaaaacatgaaaaatggaaaagctgGACAAACTTGATGCCTTTCAAACAAGGAATTTGAGGTTAATTGATCTAATTATTCCGTGCCCATGgaagagatttattttactCCTGGACTCACACCTGTGTTTTCCATGTCAGCAGTTACTGCTCATCCAAACTGGCTGAAGGAGTAATATTTGGAACCTGCTGCTTTGTCCTGGAATTGCCCCCAGCTGGAaagggctgctcagggatgggctTCAGAGGTTTTGCTGAGAAATGGTTTATTTTACCATTATTGAGCATTAGTGAGGGGGGCACTGCCTGCCAGTCTGAGCACGGGGCAGGAAAACTGGGAGCTAAAGGAAAAGCCAGTGCTAAATGACACCATACACTGGGAGCCTGAGTTATTCCTGATTTATCTCTACttgctgattttatttaaatgattaTTTCAgtccctgcttgagcaggatTTACTTCTTAAGCTGAAAAAGGTGTAAAGAACTCTTAGGCTCTTGCTTTAGCTGATCTTGGGCAGATTGTGTTTTAACTTTGCTTCTTGTGGGTCTCAACCTATAAAGTACTAATTGCAACTTTGTCTTGGAGTTAATGAAGTTAATTAATGATGTCCTCTCTTCTAAAATAGCTCTGTAAGTTATATGGTCTGTACTCACAGCCCTCCCACAGCTGAAGGACCAGTACCCCAAAGCTCAGAGCTTGTTCTCTCCTCATTTCAACAGCAAATAGCAGAACTCTTATGCCAAGGAAAAGACTGACTTGCTTGATTTAAAAGTACCAAGAGGTAAAAATTTGCACTTAGGGATGATTGTgatgatatttttattattatcatcatcctTCAAAAGGAAGAACTTCCCTGGTGGGAAGATCCTCCCGCTTTGGTTTTTATGAGCAAGAGAGACTTTGGTTTGtgatgagaggaaaaaaaaaagaataaacctCAGGAAATGGGAGGATGGGATTTAGGGTAAGCTTTACTTTGCAAAAGCAGAGGGCAGAGCTGATGATTGAGGTTCTGTCCTCTGCCCCTTTTATTCCTGGGATCGTTTTGCTCCTCTGACCGCTCACCGACACCCCGGTCAGCACTTTGGGTCACTTTGCTGCTTGATTTCTCGATCAACAGCTGCCCTTTTCTCAAGATAAGCACCAGTATTACTGATATTTGAAATGTATTTCTAAGCTCAAAATCCCCACTGGGGATCCCTTTGCCACCTTCTGGGCAGAATTCCACAGTTTTGCCCCACACTCCTGAAAACCACAGTTGTGTCCTCAAGTGATTCCCAACTCCCACATTGTTTCTCACAGCCCTCCCCTAATTTCCCAAGGGCACTGGTTGATTGCTGGGATGGATGCTGTGCTGTTGGGGGGTTGTCTGACTGCCTGtgtgtcccctgtgtccccccaggttACCTGAGCATGCACTCGGCGCTGAGCTCCCAGTCCTCGGTGGACAGCGAGCTGAGCACCTCGGACGACTCCATCTCCATGGGCTACAAACTGCAGGACCTCACCGATGTCCAGGTCATGGCACGCCTTCAGGAAGAGAGTAGGTGGCCCCCACCTCCTTTGTGTTACAGCTGGGCAGCTCCAGATGGATTCCAAGtcttctcctcttctccttttccccaacaacaaaataacGGAGGTGATTTTTTCCCAGGGGCTTCCTGGAAGAATCTCCGCACCCAAACTGCCGACGTGGCAGTGGTACAACCTCCTCCTCGAGGGTTGTCCAAAGTGTTATCCACACCCCCCCTCTGGCAATGTGGGGATGCCCTTTGATGTTACAAATGCTCCCTGCCAGGTTGGCTCTGAAGTCCAGCTGAGGTTCCAGGAGGGACTGTGTGGTGGCAGTGGCAGTTGTCCCCTCCTTTGGGCAAACACAGGTGCTGGGACTGCTCTGGGGCACTGACCCAGATGTGAAATGACCCAGCTGTGAAAAAATAACCCAGCAAAACGTTCTCCATGTCAAGATTTGAtttcctgagcagcctgaaatcagaagctctgcagggctgagcttTACAAGCTCTTTATTTCACTTAATATACAAGTGGGTTTTCACTGCTGTGATGAGTTAAACCAGGAGTTCAGGGGTGCTAAAACTGAAAGAGCTGAATTTACAATTGAAGTTTTGCTCTGGTAAAGTActcagaggcagctctgcaaatTGAACTTGTTTGTGTCCCAGAGTGGGGGGATTTCAGGGCTCCAAAATCATTAAATCCCTGGGGAAGTTTCTGTTGACTTCTGGAATTTGGCTGAGGTCCTAATTGAAGAGCAAGGTGGAAAAAGGGCTTGgagctgtgtttctgtgcaAGTGAATCATTAATTTGATTTACAGGAAATAGAGAATGAAgttctctgtctttctttaGGGGAACATTTACTTTTAGTACTGTGcctttataaattaaaaaaaaaattactgtgacCTAGGAATTGGGATATGAGACCAAAAAGGACAAAGGACAAAAGACAGTTGATCTTGTCATCACTTTTTTGCAGCTGAGGAAAAGTTGTATTCAAGTGAATAAAGCAAATAACcaccttttcctttctaaaCTTGACCGTTCTTTTATGCTTTGCAATCCCTTAAAAAAAGCACCAAGGAAATCCTGGCACATTCCAAAGTTTCCTGTGAAATAGAAAATATCTTCATCCTCGGGATGATGGGagcttttcatattttcattgtGAAGGGAGGAGAGTGAGGAACAGCTGCTTTTTGTTAAAGTTGCTTGTGTTTTGTCTTGAATAAAGGCATAAATTGTAAATAACCCAGATGTCAGTGCAAAACAGGGATGTTTTCATTGGAGCAGACCTTCAGATCTTTGTTTGCACCTGTTGAAATGCTGGTGGTGTGTAATTATTTGAATTAAAACACTCACCCTGTGAATTAGGCCCCCATTCCTGGTTACCCTAGTGGAGCTTGGTGGCAATATATGGTCCACAGTCTCAGTTATTTGTGTGTGGGAATAAGGAGTAGCTGAGGTGCATTGGATGTTAACTCTTGGCTGGAATGAAGCAGGACTGATGTGGGTGACACTGACCCAGTTGAAGGATTCCGTGAGCCCTGAGTGTCTCCATAAGGACAGTTGTTAACTTGACCCTCCTTCCAAGGTGAAATGAATCACTAGCACAGAATAttccaagttggaagggatccacaaggatcatggagtccaaccctcagccctgcacaggcccatccccaagagtcaccccctgtgccccagaggatcagccaaaccctcctggagctctggcagccttggggctgtgcccactgccctggggagcctgggcagtgcccaaccagcctctggaggaagaacctttcctgacatccaacctgagcctgccctggcacagctccagccattccctggctgctgtccctggtccccccagagcagagctcagtccctgcccctcctctgcccctgcccaggaagttggaactgcagtgaggtctcccctcagtctctacTTTTCCAGGCTTCCAGTGTCCTTTTCCTCAGCAAATGCTGGATGCTCCAAGCACAGTTTTAATCCAGGAAATATGCACTGATAGCAACGTTCTCCCTGCCATCAATGTGACCTTGAACTAGTGTAGTTTAATAAAATGTTATGGTGCTGAACGAGATGTGCTTTATTCCAACAGCCAGCCTGACTTGGAGTGAGTTTTGTGCCAGGAATGAGGCTTTTCCTGACAGACCAGGTGCCCTCAGGCTTCTcctatggcttcccctcaaagCCCTTCCCCACCTTCACAGAATCAacgaggttggaaaagatctctgagatcgtcaagtccaacctttgacccaaCCCCGCCTTGACCTTTGGGCACTCCATAAGAGCTTCGTATCCTCGTGTTGCAGCTGGGTAAGGAAGATCTCCTTGAACACATGATGAccgtgtccccctgtccccccctgtgtccccaggccTCCGGCAGGACTGTGCCTCCAGCTCCGCCTCCGTGTCCCGGCGCAGCTCCAGCGCGTCCCTGCACTCCCTGCGCCGCGGCACCTACAGCGACCAGGAGTTCGACACCTACAGCCTGGAGGACGAGGACGACTACGACTGTTCCCTGTCCTTCCGCAGCGCCCACAGATACTCCCCGtcccccctgagctccccccGCTGCCAGTCCCCCTCCTCCAGCGTGGATTACGGGAGGTCCTCCGCGTCCCGGCTCCGCGCCCCGCGCAGGGCAGGCAACGGCCCCATGCAGGACCGGCTCAAGTACGCCAACAGCGAAGGTGAGCTTGTCACACCAGCCCCTGGAGCTCGTGGGGACACACGTGTGTCCCCAcacagctggggcagagctgctcagcaggaagggacacCAACAGCCAAGGTGAGCTCCTTGGGTGAGCCCCTGGAGGTTGTGGGGACACACGTATCCCAcacagctggggcagagctgctcgGCAGGAAGGGACACCAACAGCCAAGGTGAGCTCCTTGGGTGAGCCCTGGAGCTCATGGGGACACACGTATCCCACAcagctggggcagagtggctggagggctgctcagcaggaagggacatGGGAATGCTGGTTGGCAGCTGGCTGGATGTGAGCCAgcgtgtgcccaggtgggcaaggcCAGTGCCAACTTGGCCTctatcaggaatagtgtggtagcaggaccagggcagggattgtccccctgtattgggcactggtgaggccacaccttgagtcctgtgttCAGTGGGCCCCCTCACTACAAAAAGGACTTTGAGGTGCTGGAgtttgtccagagaagggaatggagctggagaagggtctggagcacaggtctgatgaggagcagctgagggagctgggggggctcagtctggagaggaggaggctcaggggggaccttctcactctctgtgactccctgacaggagggtggagccgggggggggtcaggctcttgTGCCATGTCCcaagtgaaaggacaagaggaaacagcctcaagttgcaccaggggaggttcagttCAGGTATTAGAAGTAATTATTTCACTGTCAGAGGGGTCAGGCCTTGGAGTGAGTTGTCCAGGGAggcagtggagtcaccatctctgggagtgttcaggaggtgtctggatgtggcacttggggacacggcttAGGGGTGATTGTGGTCAACCTCGATGACCACATGATTTCAAAATCTGATGACCTGGAAGCTGAGAGGTAGATACAAGACTCCTCTACTTCTAAGCGCGTTTTTCAAGAGCCAGCCTAAACCACGGTGACCTCCAggggcggcagcagcagcaaacaggcTGTGCTTTGCTTGCAGAGGAGCTGAGGCACAGCATGCCCAACCTGGCCAGGAGCAGCCTGCGCGCGCTCGACTCCGTGAGGAGCAGCCGGAGCCTGGAGTCCGACCTGCAGGTGCCCAGCAGCCGAATTCCCAGGACTCAGCAGCGGTCAGCAGGTCAGTGCCGCATCTCCCACGTCCACTTCAgtccccttttccctcctgaaCCAACCTGAAGTGTTTTTCCTGCTGCGTTCCCCGGGCAGGTCTGACTCCCAGCAAGCTCAGGTATTCCTCGGGTGCCGGGCAGTCCCCGCTGACGGTGCGACAGCCCGGCAAGGCCGGCTCGGGCACCAACTCCCTGCTGGCCCCCAGGCAGGCGGTGAAACCCTGCGGCTACACAGCTCCCGGCTCTGCAGCCAGGAAGCCACAGGCCCCTTCGCTTCACACGGGCTCTCCCAGCACCAGTTGCACTTCCAGAACCACCACCATGGTCAGCGCGGCCAAAACTTCCGCCCTGAAGGCACGGCCGGCCGGCGGAGGGATCGCGGCGCCCAAGGGAAAGGCGGCGCCGCCGTCCAGGAGGTGAGTGGGAGCTTCAGACCTCGTGGATTCCAGCGCCTGCCTTTAGCTCACAAATTAGGGAAACTTCTGTATAAATCAcggaatgggttgggttgggctGGAAGTAGCCGAGAGCAAaccttcctgaaagaaaaactcaCTCGGGAGATACCAGGTGGGCCTGGCATGGAAAGGCTCCAAatgaggagggaaaggaggaaaaggctgtGTCCCTCAGCCCCCCAGAAAACACCACGGATCCAAAGAGCCcctcagcagggccaggaggggTTGGCAGCTCTCAGGGATGGAGCACAAAGGTGAGTCAAGAGCCACAGACtctcagactggtttgggttagaagggacattaaagctcatccagcccatggcaggggcacctcccactagcccaggttgctccaagccctgtccaacctggccttgggcacttccagggattcaggggcagccacagcttctctgggcaacctgtgccagggcctcacctccctcccagggaagaattccttaAGTCACTTCCATCTCCATTTCTGAAGTGGGATGTGGGTATGGAGCTGGATCTGAGCTACTGAATCCCTTTAGatggaatcataaaatcacagaattggtaaggttgggaaagacctttaagatcatcaaggtCAACCCATCCCCAGCACcttgttcaccactaaaccgtgTCCTCAAGTACCACGTgttttgagcacttccagggatggggactccaccactgaGAGTCCACCCTGGGAAGTCTGTTCCAGTGTAGGACTGGGGACCCTCAAAGACAGGAAAGGGCTCAGCTTGGAAGATTCTTGGCTAGTGAATCAAGAAGCAAAGGGTCCCAGTCCCTTAAATACCTCTGCCATTAAATTTTGTGTGAACTGCCAGGCTGGGACTCATCACTTGGTGAGAGATGCCCCTTTTTACCACGTAATCTATGAGCAAACCTGTCAATAtcaaatccattttaaaaaataaatgcttttttttaaacagaggtGGTTGCCAGGAAAATGAAGAAGCTCAAACTGATTTGTGTTAAAAATGAAGATGAACATTATGGCACATATTTGGTGCATACTTTTATTTTTGGGAAGGGTTTTCCCTTCCAAAGGACTGTTAAAGAAGTCTTCTCAGCTGACCTACTTTGGTGCCTCTGAAACTTTGCCTCTGGTAAAATAcatgtggtggtttttttatttccttagtCTTTAGCCAGTCTGTAGGTTGTCCAAAGCCTAATCAGGTTTTAGAAGGGTTTGAAAAGTCAGACAAATGAACAAGGCTTGATTTAAACATGATTTATACTCCAGGGTGAAAGCAGAGCACGTAGAGTGGTGGCCAAAACCTTAcaatttttgttcttgttgcTATTTTTTTGCAGCTACAGTTGTACAGCAGAGTTTCATGATTGAgggaaattattattattattattatatggTTGATATCAGACTAATAAGCAAACAAGGTTGCTTATTTTATGTCCTTGCAGCCTTAAATTGAAATATGCCTACTTTCTTTAAACACACattaaaaagagagattttAGTCTCATAATTTGTAACAGCAGTCTGCAAACCCgattatttttcatgtgttcaGCTTTATTTGCAGGGAAAGCTTCTTTCTCTTGGACTCAGTGATGGGATAACCCCCCAGTAAAAGGTGTTGGTAACTTGGCAGGGTCACTGTCAGTCACTGAATTCCCCTAAACTGCCTGGAAttggtgctgctggtgcccaGGGTGTGCCAGCAGCAGTTCCCCCCGGGgcagggagatgctgctggTGGTAAATGCTCAAACCTGTGGCCATCACAGCTCACTGGGGCTTTGCTTGAGGTGGTTTTTTGTCCCAACCCAGGTTCCTTCAGTCGGCACAGACCCCCCCGGCCCCCGAGGACGACTCCTGGAAGGATGGGTGCTACTGACCCCCCAGCACCTCCGTGGAGCAGAGCCCCAGCTGGCTGggcatcacctccctgggcaaggAGCCTCCagccccctctccctgcagactCATGTACATATTCCTCGGattcctgggaagcagctccacctgctgctctgccaagAGCCCGACCTCGCCGCGGCGGGACCGGCAACGGCTTCCACCCACCACGAGTCTTCCCAGGAAGACTGCAAATGGCCTTATTTCATCTGcccccctgcctgcagcccttggGGAGGTCTGTCACCCCCAAGCTGGGCTGTGACCCTGCTcctgagggggctgggaaggctGGGAGGGTCCTCTCTGTGCCGGTGCTGTGGGGTGGCAGAGCTCGGGGAGACTAGAAATAGTGACATAGGTGTTAGaattaagactttttaaatCCAACCTGATGTGCTCTAATATTTGTCTGAAACTCAactgggttttggtttttttttttggttggttgtttgggttttttttttacttctgtatAGAATGTATTTCTGCTACTTTTTATGGTTTGGTCTAGAGCTGCAGCAGGTTTTTATAACTGTAGAACACTTCAAACTGTTGTATGCAGGTGTCAGCACAGGCCACGAGTGAAGGAGCAGTACACAATATTTGTGTGGGGTGTgaacaggcagggacaggggatgCCAGTTCAAAACTGCTGGTTCCCAGCACCACCTTACCTCAGCTGAGAGGAGGTTACCACCAGGTAAgagcaaactttaaaaaaaaataaccctccCTGACAGCTTTGGCTTGAAGTGTTTGATCTCTCAGCTGGTTCCCAACTGCCCTGACTTTTGTAGAAGTTTTTTACTGTCTCTTAAGGATTCTGTTCCAGTGTCCTTTTCCTCAGCAAGTGCTGGATGCTCCAAACAGTCTTAGTCCAGGAAATATGCACTGATAGCAACGTTCTCCCTGCCATCAATGTGACCTTGAAATAGTGTAGTTTAATAAAATGTTATGGTGCTGAACGAGATGTGCTTTATTCCAACAGCCAGCCTGACTTGGAGTGAGTTTTGTGCCAGGGAAGAGGCTTTTCCTGACAGGTTGGACTCTCTTAGAGCTCTTCCTGGGTAAACAGGCCTCCATCCAAGTCTCTCAGGATGCAAGGAGTGAGATTTCCCTTGAATTCCTTGGAGTTCAGAAGGACAAGGGGCGTGTTGGCAAAGGAAAACTTAGGTTGTGCCATTCCCAAAACATCCACACGTGGCCTAAGCAGAACCAAATCCAGGGAGTTCTGCCAGGGCCCCTCACTGCAGAGATCACTTGTGATcgaggaaaaagagaggaacaGGCAGTTGGTGGTCCTGTGTCACCCAGTCACATCACCTACAGGGACAGTGCCACCACTTAGGGACTTTTCCAGGGCAGACAAGAGGCACATGAGCCTCAACTGCTCCTTCTCTGACTCCAAACTTCAGCTGGTTTTACAGCAACAGGCTTCTCTCCACCCTGACAGAGCTCAGCACAttcccagcacttccctctTTGGGCTCTTCC
Proteins encoded in this window:
- the LOC135421668 gene encoding SLAIN motif-containing protein-like isoform X2, which encodes MMVVPGNAPVIQQDHALEPDLGRAPPEHPAMGPGTEPAPEEVGPELAEVRKLRELVRRLELENQHPRSKSSRNVPGEIRPGVANPGLNGTELNNSINAMAGQQELQIMADLHSQWSKIRQEEGENNCFKRALGAQREYSCNSAPQEEVPAKDGTGRCSSCVDARNGSELLGVHPSARIHEQDPREKCADLESLSNHEDLDEVKVLELENCTEEEDCWLYVSPRKSAEEKTSSPLKWCRQVLDNPSPEIEAACRTLISRLDQGYLSMHSALSSQSSVDSELSTSDDSISMGYKLQDLTDVQVMARLQEESLRQDCASSSASVSRRSSSASLHSLRRGTYSDQEFDTYSLEDEDDYDCSLSFRSAHRYSPSPLSSPRCQSPSSSVDYGRSSASRLRAPRRAGNGPMQDRLKYANSEEELRHSMPNLARSSLRALDSVRSSRSLESDLQVPSSRIPRTQQRSAGLTPSKLRYSSGAGQSPLTVRQPGKAGSGTNSLLAPRQAVKPCGYTAPGSAARKPQAPSLHTGSPSTSCTSRTTTMVSAAKTSALKARPAGGGIAAPKGKAAPPSRRFLQSAQTPPAPEDDSWKDGCY
- the LOC135421668 gene encoding SLAIN motif-containing protein-like isoform X1, producing MMVVPGNAPVIQQDHALEPDLGRAPPEHPAMGPGTEPAPEEVGPELAEVRKLRELVRRLELENQHPRSKSSRNVPGEIRPGVANPGLNGTELNNSINAMAGQQELQIMADLHSQWSKIRQEEGENNCFKRALGAQREYSCNSAPQEEVPAKDGTGRCSSCVDARNGSELLGVHPSARIHEQDPREKCADLESLSNHEDLDEVKVLELENCTEEEDCWLYVSPRKSAEEKTSSPLKWCRQVLDNPSPEIEAACRTLISRLDQASRWKNLYCSPLASPNLNSEPGSCSNALNSPGHLKSTNKALLTCGSSGYLSMHSALSSQSSVDSELSTSDDSISMGYKLQDLTDVQVMARLQEESLRQDCASSSASVSRRSSSASLHSLRRGTYSDQEFDTYSLEDEDDYDCSLSFRSAHRYSPSPLSSPRCQSPSSSVDYGRSSASRLRAPRRAGNGPMQDRLKYANSEEELRHSMPNLARSSLRALDSVRSSRSLESDLQVPSSRIPRTQQRSAGLTPSKLRYSSGAGQSPLTVRQPGKAGSGTNSLLAPRQAVKPCGYTAPGSAARKPQAPSLHTGSPSTSCTSRTTTMVSAAKTSALKARPAGGGIAAPKGKAAPPSRRFLQSAQTPPAPEDDSWKDGCY